In one Lolium rigidum isolate FL_2022 chromosome 3, APGP_CSIRO_Lrig_0.1, whole genome shotgun sequence genomic region, the following are encoded:
- the LOC124696645 gene encoding probable beta-D-xylosidase 7, translating into MAAIQQGKMSEHDVDRALRNLFTVRMRLGHFDGDPRGSALYGGLGAGDVCSPAHKALSLEAAQDGIVLLKNDAGILPLSRPAVGSAAVIGHNANDPAALYGNYFGPPCEYTTPLQGIQGYVKNVAFLAGCDSAACGFAATGQAAGLVASSDYVIMFMGLSQRQEQEGLDRTSLLLPGQQQNLITAVASAAKRPVILVLLTGGPVDVTFAKSNPKIGAILWAGYPGQAGGLAIAKVLFGEHNPSGRLPMTWYPEDFTRVPMTDMRMRADPATGYPGRSYRFYKGNTVYKFGDGLSYSKFSRQLVVPSTTGNTNLLAGLTATPAADGGASYAVEEIGADGCEQLKFPAVVEVQNHGPLDGKHSVLMFLRWPNATNGRPVNQLVGFRAQHLRAGEKARLRFYVSPCEHFSWANEDGTKVLGAGSHFLSVGKDEYEIRFDP; encoded by the coding sequence ATGGCGGCGATCCAGCAGGGGAAGATGTCCGAGCATGACGTGGACAGGGCCCTCCGGAACCTCTTCACCGTCAGGATGAGGCTAGGCCACTTCGACGGCGACCCGCGGGGCAGCGCGCTCTACGGGGGCCTCGGCGCCGGCGACGTGTGCTCGCCCGCGCACAAGGCGCTCTCCCTCGAGGCAGCACAGGACGGCATCGTCCTCCTCAAGAACGACGCAGGCATCCTCCCGCTTAGCCGACCAGCGGTCGGTTCCGCCGCCGTCATCGGCCATAACGCCAACGACCCCGCCGCGCTCTACGGCAACTACTTCGGCCCGCCGTGCGAGTACACCACGCCGCTGCAGGGAATCCAGGGGTACGTCAAGAACGTCGCGTTCCTCGCCGGGTGCGACTCGGCGGCGTGCGGCTTCGCCGCGACCGGCCAGGCAGCGGGGCTAGTGGCCTCGTCGGATTATGTCATCATGTTCATGGGTCTCAGCCAGAGGCAGGAGCAGGAAGGGCTCGACAGGACGAGCCTTTTGCTGCCTGGGCAGCAGCAGAACCTTATCACCGCGGTCGCCAGCGCGGCGAaacggccggtgatcttggtgctcCTCACCGGCGGTCCGGTCGACGTAACGTTCGCCAAATCGAACCCAAAGATCGGCGCCATTCTGTGGGCGGGGTACCCTGGTCAGGCTGGCGGGCTCGCCATCGCCAAGGTCCTCTTCGGGGAGCACAATCCGAGCGGCAGGCTGCCCATGACGTGGTACCCGGAGGATTTCACCAGGGTGCCCATGACGGACATGCGGATGCGCGCCGACCCGGCCACCGGCTACCCCGGCCGGAGCTACCGCTTCTACAAgggcaacaccgtctacaagttcGGCGACGGCCTCAGCTACTCCAAATTCTCCCGCCAACTAGTTGTCCCTTCAACAACAGGTAACACGAACCTGCTAGCCGGCCTGACCGCCACGCCAGCTGCCGACGGCGGCGCgagctacgctgtggaggagatcggggccgaCGGGTGCGAGCAGCTCAAGTtcccggcggtggtggaggtgcagAACCACGGCCCCCTGGATGGGAAGCACTCGGTGCTCATGTTCCTCCGGTGGCCAAACGCCACGAACGGCCGTCCGGTGAACCAGCTGGTCGGGTTCCGAGCCCAGCATCTCAGGGCCGGCGAGAAGGCCAGGCTGAGGTTTTACGTCAGCCCGTGCGAGCACTTCAGCTGGGCGAATGAGGACGGCACGAAGGTGCTCGGTGCAGGCTCGCATTTCCTCAGTGTTGGCAAGGACGAGTACGAGATCAGGTTCGACCCCTAA
- the LOC124696642 gene encoding vesicle transport protein GOT1-like, whose translation MVSFEMNDLKKIGLGLTGFGVFFSFLGIVFFFDKGLIAMGNILFLSGLGLTIGLKSTMQFFTKPKNYKGTISFGAGFFLVLIGWPFFGMLLEAYGFVVLFSGFWPTLAVFLQRIPILGWIFQQPFVTSFLDRYRGKRVPV comes from the exons ATGGTTTCCTTTGAGATGAATGACCTCAAGA AGATTGGGCTAGGCCTGACAGGCTTTGGAGTATTCTTCTCCTTCTTGGGAATCGTTTTCTTCTTTGACAAGGGGCTTATTGCGATGGGCAAT ATACTCTTCCTGTCAGGTTTGGGTTTGACAATTGGTCTGAAATCAACTATGCAGTTCTTCACAAAGCCTAAGAATTACAAG GGTACCATCTCTTTTGGTGCTGGCTTTTTCCTGGTTCTCATTGGATGGCCTTTCTTTGGCATGCTCTTGGAGGCATATGGCTTTGTCGTACTCTTCAG TGGATTCTGGCCAACTCTTGCAGttttccttcaaaggattcccatCCTTGGCTGGATTTTTCAGCAACCATTTGTCACATCG TTCCTTGACCGATACAGGGGGAAGCGGGTGCCGGTGTAA